Part of the Armatimonadota bacterium genome is shown below.
CGCGGGGACGCTCGCCCTCCCAATCGGGCTGCGATCCGCTTCAGTGCTGCCTGAGCAAGTTCAGCATTGCTTGATCGAGTTTTTGGCCTTTGTAGTCTCGATATTGAACGTCGGAACGGTTGCTATCGAGGATGCCGAACGTGCCGCGGTAGTTCCAGAGCGCCCAGCCCCAGCCTGCGGTTTTCCATCGCTTCAGCATCTCTTCCATCCAGGATAGGACCACGGCGTGAGGCGTTTTGTTGTAGCAGCCGAATTCGCCGACCATGACGCCGACGCCCTTCTTTTCGAACTCGATCCAGGGGCGGTAGTAGCGATCCCATATCTCATCGGCCTGTCGGGGCTCGAACCGTTCGGGCTTAGGGAAGTTTTTGGCCACTGCTACCCATTCGGCCAGATAGTGGGTCAGTTGGAACGGCTGATAGCCTCTTGTGCTGTGCGCCACGTTCAGGGATAGAAGCTCCTCGGCGGGTACTGCCCCGTAATCGCGTCCGTCGCAGATGATGAGGCGTTTATCGTCTTCTTTTCGGATCGCCTCGACGATTCGCGTCATGGCTTTTTTGTGCGGCTCGGCGCCGACGTTGGCCGGCTCGTTGAGCGGGTTGAAGCTGAGGTTAGGCCGTCCTTTGTACCGCTTGGCGAAGGCCGCCCAGTGCAGGCAGCAGACGTTGACCGCGTCCTCGTCTCGCCAGAGCGATTTGGCTTCGGGCGGGACGTTGACGGTGTATCCGGGCGCTCGATGGAAGTTGAGCTGGGCATGGAGTTTGTTCCGCGCCGCCCAATCGATGGCCTCGTCTATTTTTTTCAGTTCGGGTTCTAACAGGCGCGTCCAATCGCCTTTGTCGGTCCAGATTCGATAGTCCATGGGGAACCGAACGAAGTCGAATCCCCATTCGGCAATTTGGTCGAAGTCCTCTCGGCGGAACGGGCGGTTGGCGTAATCCTGATGAAAGCGATTGTCGAGATTGAAGCCGCGCCAGCGCGGCAGTTTGCTCATCGGATGTACTTAAAGCATTTGCCCTGGCCGTCTTCCGAGATGATGCCTTCCAATTGGAATGGGCACGGCAGGCGATTGGCGCTGTTGCACGGTCGGCTGTACGAATCGCTGTTGATGCACCAAGGGCTTCTGACGACGGCATCTTGATTGGGGCCTTTGGGCGGGGCGTAATACTCGCAATCGGTCTGGCCGACGCGCTTGGTGCCTTTGACGACGCCCGCGTGGCCGTCCACATAATTGGCGGTGCCTTGTTCGCTATGGCGAGCGACAAACGGCGTATCGACAAAGTTGACGCCGATTCGCGTGCAGCTGCCGGGCAGAAGCACCAGATCGCTTTCGTGGATCATGGCGGTGTCGGCGGCCAGTTCTATCTGCGCGACCGAGATGGTCGGAGGCGGATTGGGGCTGAGCGGCGTGCGTCCTTCTGGAAAGACGGCGTAGTTAAAGTTGTAGCTGACGAAGGTGTGCTTGCCGCATTCGGGCATGTTGATGGCGACCCGGAAGCCTTGATCGAGGTTGATGGCCTCTCGCTCGGACGGGCAGGTGTAAATCTCTTTGTTTTTGGAATAGGGTTCGATGGCGGTCAGCATGGTCATGGCGCAGGGCTGATTGGCCATGGCGGTGGCGTAGACGGCCATGGGGAACATTTCGTTCCAATCTTGCGTGTACAGGCTCACCGCGGCGGCCGAGTTGCGCTGGTTGCTGATGCATTGGGTCTTTCGGGCCGATTCTCGCGCTTGGGCAAAGACGGGAAAGAGGATGGCGGCGAGGATGGCGATAATGGCGATGACGACCAGCAGTTCGATAAGGGTAAAGGCGCGGCGTTTTCGGTTGAGCATAGATCCTCCTACAGATTTTCTATATGATACGACGCGACCGGCCTTCGATTCCTGCTATTGTTGCCGGTTTATCCGTTGCATCCGCACGACCCGCAACCGCTCTGTCCCTCTTCGGTTTGGAACGAACTGCCGCATCCGCACGATCCTGTGGCGTTGGGGTTTTCGATTTTGAACCCGCCGCCGAACTGCTCTTCCAGGTAGTCGACGCTGGAGCCGTCCATGTATTGCAGGCTGCCGGGGTCGATAAAGATTTTGACGCCGTGCGATTCGAAGATTAAGTCGTTCTCTTCGGCGTCCTGTTCGTCGATGGCCATGCCGTATTGCAGGCCGGAGCAGCCGCCTCCGGCCACCCAGACGCGCAGGGCTGCGCCTTGCTTATCGTTTTCTGCCAGCAGGTTTTTGACTTCCTGCGCGGCCTTATCGGTCAATGTGATGGGCATGTTTGGCTCCTTGATATCCTCTTGGCTCGATTCTACCTTAGATTGTGGCTAGGGCTGGCAGCCTTTTCCAAAGTTTTGGAGGAGTTCTGCCAGGTCGGCTTCGTCGATGACGCCGTAGCGGTCGACGTCGTATCGGTCGCTTTCGGCGCCGAAGTTTTCGAGCAGGAGGGCGAGGTCTCGGTCGTCGACGCAGCCGTTTTGGTCCAGGTCTCCGCGCTCGACGGGCACGAACTTGGCGGTAAGGATGAACCCTCTGCCCTGTATGCTTTCGTTGCCAGCCTGAGTTTCAAAGACAACCAACCCGGTCGCGTAAACATGCCCCGCAGCGCTCGCGGCTATGGCGTTGAAACGGTCGTTCCCGTTCGCGTTGCCGTTCCATCGCCTGACGCCCACGGTGTCGTCGTCGGGCGTTTGGCCGTTGCCCGCCCAGGAGGTCGAAAGATCGCCGTTCGTATCGTACTTAAGAATCACGGCGTCGAAGTTGCGGGTCGAGTTGGTGTAGGCGCTGCCCGCAACGTAGACGTGTCCAGATGCGAGCACGGCGATCGAGGTGGGAATGTCGGTATGCTGTCCCGAACCCCATGCGCGCTTCCATTGTTGCGCGCCGGTCGAGACGCTGTGCTTGTAAGTGGCAAAGTCGCCCGCGACCTGACCCAGCACGTAGGGCGTCGTATAAGCGATATGCGCGCTCTGAAGACCGATCCCGATCGCTTTGTCGTTGGAGCCCGTTTCGTCGATCGCGATCCATTCTCAGCCTTCGACATGAGGCGTCGGGTCGTCAACTATTATGGGGCACTTTTTGGCCCGCATGACGGTTACGTCCGTAGAAGCGAACTCGCCGCCCTTGGTCGTCGCGGCCAGAAAGGCATGTCCATCGTGCGTTACCGCCAAATCGACCGCCTCGTCGTCCTGGTCGTCCCGGTCGTAGGTGATGAAAAACGGTACTGCGGCACTGCCGCAGGCCTGTTCGTCCAACCAAATGTCGCCGTCTTCTGGTTCGTACTTGGCGAGAAAGACGTTGTGGCCTTCCCCGCTTACATGAACGAAGCCTGCAACATAGACGAACCCGGCGCCGTCAACGGCAACAGCGTTCGCCGAGGCGTTGCCGGTCGAACTCTCGATGTACTTGATCCACTTGACGCGGGTTCCCTGTCCGCATGCCTCCAATCGAACGACGAACCCTCTGTGATAGTCGCCGCCTTTGGTCTGGCCCACGACATAGACAGCGTTGTGCGGCAAGTAGGTCGCAACGTCTTTGCCCTTGTCAAACTTGCCGTTGGGGTGTTGGGTCAGTTTGTGATCCCAACAGTAAGTAAAGTCTTGATTCCTCTGGGCGTATGATCCGGAGATCATGGATGAAAACAGGGTCAGCAGGCAGAGGAGCTTACCCCCCCGCGGCAGAGCGAAGAACGTTTTGTTGCCGTTGCATTGCGATACCCTCCGTGTTGAATCGATGTATCGTAATACGCCGTCATCGGAAGTTTTGTTCCCTTACTCGCCTTCCAATACAATCTGCGTAAAGTCGGCCAGGCGGCGGTAAAGGCGGTCGGCGCAGGCGAGCAGAGTCAGGCGGTTGTCGCGCTTGCGCGCGTCCTCGTCCATCACCATCACCGCGTCGAACAGCGCGTTGATCGGTTCTTCCAATTTTCTTAACGCTTCCCAAAGTTCTTCTGGGTCCTCCGTTTTGGGCATCGATTGGAGCGATTCGTGCAGCGCCCGTTCGGTAGGATGTTCGAAGAGGCTATCGTCAACCTTGGTCAGGTCGGCGTCTATGGCAATGCCTTTTTTAAGGGCGGCGGACAGGATGTTGGCGGGGCGGGTGGCGGTTTGGACGCGGGCTTCGAAATCGGGACCGCCGAACGACTGGAGCGCCTCTGCCCGTTGTATGTAGTCGTTGACGGGGGCCTCATCGCCGTTCAGCACGGCGCGGGCGATGTCGTATCGGATGCCGATTTCCTGCAGGAAGGCGTCCAAACGGGCAATAAAGAGCGATTGAAGGTCGGTATAAAGTTGCTCGAAAGGTTTGAGCTCGACCCCTTGTTCTTGGTAGGCTTCGTAAGCCCAGCGCGAGAGCTGGCTCAGTACCGGAAAATCGGGATGCGCGGCCAGCAGTTCGACGCAGCCGTTTGCGGCGCGTTTGAGGCCGTAGGGATCGGTGGAGCCTTTGGGCATGAAGCCCAGACCGACATAGCCGACCAGGGCGTCGATCTTGTCGGCCACGGCCAACGTGGCGCCCAGCGCAGAATCGGGCAGAACGTCGAGGCTATAGCGAGGGCGGTAGTGCTCTTCGATCGCTTGGGCGATTGCCGGGTCTATGCCGTCCAGCAGGGCGTATTCGCGCCCGATGGCGCCCTGCAGGTCGGGGAACTCCATGACCATTTGGGTGGCCAGGTCGGCCTTGCAGAGCGCGGCAATTCCTTGGGGCAATTGGGCAAATTGCTGGGCGATTTTTTCCATGCGCCGAACTTTGTCGGCGATGGTTCCCAATTTTTGCTGATAGAGGATGCGCTCTAGATCGGGCAGGAAGTCGCGCAGATTGCGCTTGCGGTCTTCTTCGAAGAAGAACTTGGCGTCGTTGAATCGCGCCATCATGACCCATTCGTTGCCTTTCTTGACCGTATCTGGGTCGCCGCCGTTGGTTACGGATACGAAGTTGGGCATGAGTCTTCCCTGCCGGTCTTCGATAGGGATGAACTTTTCGTGCTTGCGCATGGCGGAGACGAGGCAGGCTCGCGGCAGGGCGAGGAACTCTCGGTCGAACTCGCAGAGGATGGGTTGCGGGTTTTCGGTGAGGTAGACGTTTTCTTCTAGCAAGTCATCGTCCAGCAAGAGGTTGCCGTTTATGCGTTCGGCGGCTTCTTTGGATGCGCGCTGGATGGTTTCCTCGCGCTGTTTCGGATCGGCGATGACGCCTTTGGTTTTGAGCTGCGCTAGGAAGTCCCTGGGCGCGGCGGCTTCGAACTCTTCGGGATGTGCAAACCGATGCCCGCGAGAGAGACGTCCGGAGCGCGCGCCCGCGATCTCGAAGTCGACGATCTGGGTGCCGAAGAGCGCGACGATCCAGCGGATTGGGCGAGCGAATCGGATATTGCCTTCGCCCCAGCGGAGGGTTTTAGGGAAGGTCATGGAGAGGATTTTGTCGGGCAGCGCTTTGGCCAAGGCTTCGATTGCAGGCAAGCCAGCGTCTTGTTTGACAGCAAAGGCGTACTCGGCGTCCCCAAGGGTTCGAAACTCGGCCTGGTCGGGTTGGATGCCCTGGCCGCGACAGAAGCCGAGGAAGGCTTGGGTGGGTTGGCCTTGAGGGTCGAAACAGGCGCTTTTGGCCGGGCCGCGGGTTTCTTTGGTGGTCGGCGCTTGGTTGGTCGCGACCTGGTTGCCGATGGCGATTAGGCGGCGCGGTGTGCCGTATGTGTCAACTCGCTCGCAGCTTAGGCGCAGTTCCAGGAGGGTTTGTACGATCAGTTCTTGGAACTGCTCTAAGGCGCCCGCCATGAATCCTGCGGGGATCTCCTCGCATCCTAGCTCGATCAGAAGGTCGTCGCGTCCTTGCTCCGTCATATCGGCAATTATAGCCGAGCGTTCGATGTGGAATAACCCCTCGGCGCGAGAAAACGGGAGTCGAAAGTCCTTGCCCGCGCCTCGCTTTCGGTCATGACGCCGAGAGTAAGAAACCTTTATAAGGAGCGTACTGTGCAAAGAATGGCTGCTTCTAATGCTTTGAAAATGGACGACATTTTGTCGAAATTGCAGGATTTGCCGAGTTTGCCTCACGTGGTGCTTAAGGTGTATCAGTTGGCGGACGATCCTCAGACCAACGCCGCGCAGTTGAGCCTGATCATCGGCAAGGACCACGGCTTTGCGGCAAGGTTGCTGCGAATGGCCAATTCGCCTTATTACGGCATGTCGCGCCGGATCGGCAGCATCGACCAAGCGGTTATGGTGTTGGGGTGCCGCACGGTCAAGAGTCTTTCGCTATTGGCCGGGACTTTTCCTTTTCTATCCAAAACGCTGCCGGGCTATACGGTGGAGCCGAGCGCGCTTTGGCGACACTCGTTAGCGACGGCGATTATCGCTCAAGGGCTTTGTTCGAAGGTAGGCGCCAATCCCGATGAGACGTTTGCGGCGGCTTTGCTGCACGATATGGGCAAGCTCGTGATCGCGGCCTATGCGCCCAAGGCAGGGGAAGAGGCTTGCAAAAAGGCGATTAAGGAAGGCGTCTCGTTCCATCAAGCGGAAAAGACGCTGTGGGGCTTTACTCATGCCGAGTTGGGCGAGGCGGTCTGCAAGATGTGGGCTTTGCCGGACACTATACAAGACGCCGTTGGGATGCACCACGAACCGAGCGCGCCGCCCTCCCCTATCGTGGCGATCGTTCATGTGAGCGACTGGTTGGCGACGAAGTGCGGATTTCCTTTGAACGAGCAGGAGCCAATCGACGAAGAGCCGATCGAACGTTGCATGGCTGTGCTCGGCCTGACCAATGCGAACCTGGCAGAAGCGCTGGAATCGGCGTCGGCCCGGATCGCCGAGTCGGACGATCTTTTCTTCGAGGACGAGGCAGCGTAGGATTAGCGGCCCCTTTTGATATTGGTTACAAGCCTCGGATAGGCTAGATTCGGGGTAGAATTGTAGAGAACCAAAATCGAAAGGGGGTTTCCGCAATGAAGCGTTTCGCATTTGCGTCGCTGGCCGGCGCGCTGCTGGTCGGGACGTGCTTTGCTCAGGGTCGCATCGTGATCAACGAGTTTCAGTACGACGACTCGGGCACGGACGATAAGGAGTTTGTCGAGCTTTACAACGCTGGCGATCAGCCGGTTGACATTTCTGGCTGGGTCTTGGCAGCGGGCGATCTGGCCACATTGACCGATAACAACGCCGACTACACGATACCGGGCGGCACCACACTTCAGCCTGGCCAGTATTACGTGCTGGGTTCGGCGGTCGTGCCCAACGTCAACCAGATTGTTGGCGTCAACAATCTGTGGGAGAACGACAACGAGTGGCTGGCGCTAAAGGACACGGCCGGCAATATTATCGATGCCCTGGCTTACGAGACGAACAAGGGATCGAACTTCCCTGCCGGGCACTTTGAGGGTCTTGGGCTCTGGGGCAATTTCACCAGTATCGACGGCGATGCGGCCGGAACCGATCTGACTTTTCAGAGCCTGTCTCGATGGGAAGACGGCTACGACACCAACAACAATGGGCGCGACTTTGCTCTGAAGATATGGACGCCCGGCTCGAACAACAATCCGACCGCGGCGCCCAGCTTGCCTCGATCGTACGATTTCGACGATAACTTCATGGGCGCGATGGTGCCGGACTTCACCGGTTCGTTCCGCAATCCGCGATACATCGATCCGACGGCGATGGACGATTTCGTGCTGTACAACCCGAATATCATTCCGGCTTCGCCCCAGGGCGGCAACGCGATGTGCATGTGGGACTGGGCCGGCGGCGGCAACGCGGCGGCGACCGACTTCCACTTTACGGGCGCGCTTGGCGCTGAGATGTGGGTTTACTTGGACACGGCGCTCCATGCCGGTACCGACTTGGAATCTTGGGCGGTAGGCATCTTGGGCACGACCGAGACTTTCTTTAATCTGCCCTTTGTCAATCCGGCCAGCGCCTGTGCGATCACTGGGTTGGCTTGGGTGTGGAGGAAATCGGCCACCGAGAACTCGCTGCGCCTGGTAGACGCCAAGAACGGCGGCAACTCGGGCGACACGGGCACCGTTTGGAACGTGCTCGGCACTATCGACCTGACCTCGATGGCTTCTGGATGGTACCGATTACGGATCGAAGCTCAGGGCAGTGTGGTTCGCGGCATCTTCGGCGGCACGTACGGGTCTAAGACAGATGGCACGTCCTTCTGCGGCGTCGTTGACGATGTATCCAATCGCCGCGGTCAGTTCTACCTCGGCTTCCGCGAGGCGGTCGGCAGCAACCTGGCCACCAACCCGCCGCGCATCGACCGGCTGACGCTGTACGCGCCTGCCGCGGGCACGGGCGACGTGAACGGCGACGGCTGTATCGACGACACCGACTTGGCGATCGTTCTGACTGCGTTCGGCAGCAACGACTGCACCGCCGACGTGAACAGCGACGGTATTGTCGACGATACGGACCTGGCTATCGTGCTTGGCACGTTCGGCGACGGCTGCTAAATCTGTAATCTGTCCCGCCGCTCTCTTGGCGGCGGGACGCTTTCCTTTATGTTGCTGGGATTGGGCATCGATATCGTTGAGGTTGATCGAATTGCCCGGTTGGTACAGCGCAAGCCCGAGTTTCCCGAGAGAATCTTGACGCCGTCCGAGTTCGAGTTTTACGTTCGCTCGCTTCGGCACGATGCTTTTTTGGCCGGTCGATGGGCGGCCAAAGAGGCCGCGATCAAGGCTTGGGGCGCGCCTTTGAGCTTTCAAGAGATTTCGATCTTGCCGGATGGCAACGGTCGTCCGTGCTTAGCTTTCTCCGGTCGTGCGGAGGGAGCGGCGGGCCAGATTTCGATCTCTCACGATGCTCGGACGGCGGTCGCCGTTTGCATTCTGACCGCACGGCAGGATTGACGGACGTTGCGCCGAAAAGAGCGTCTGATGATTCGCATTGCCGTGCTGGTCTCGGGCAAGGCGCGGGGCAGCACGCTCGGCGCGTTGATGGATGCTTGCCGGCAACGGGAGATCGACGGCGAGATCGCCTTGGTGATCGGCACGAAGCCGGAGACTCCAGCCCTTTCGAGGTCGAATAGGTCGCTAGTGATCGAGCCTGGAGAGAATGAGGAGGAGTATGGCGCCGCCTTGTTGCAGGCTTTGGCCAAAGCGCGAATCGACCTTGTCTGCCTGGCCGGATATCTAAGAAAGCTGCCCAGCGCGGTCGTTGCGGCCTATCAAGGTCGGATTATGAACAGCCACCCCTCTTTATTACCGGCTTTTGGGGGTCGGGGCATGTATGGCGACAGGGTTCATCGCGCCGTCGTCGAATCGGGCGTGAAGGTTTCGGGCTGCACGGTGCATTTTGTGGACGAGGAGTACGACGCTGGGCCGATCATCCTGCAGTTGCCCGTGCTGACCGATCCGTCGGAGAGCGCCGAGCAATGGGCGCAGCGGCTGTTGCCGTTCGAGCACGACGCCTATATCGCGTCGGTACGATTGTTTGCAGAAAAGAAATTGCGATTGGAGGGTCGGCGCGTCTTACTGGACGATCGGCCCGGTTTGGAGGCTTCAACGACATGAGGACATACGCCAGCGCGGACGAACTGTTGCAGATTTGCTACGAGCGAGACGCATCGGACATTCACATCGTTTCGCACGAGCCACCGACGCTTCGGCTTTACGGGCGATTGGTGCGGCTTGAAGAGGAGTTTGGCGAACTGAGCCCTCAAGACACCGAGCGGCTGTTTAGAGAGGTGGCGCCGACCAAGGCCATCCACGAGTTGGAGCGCGTGCGGACGGCGGACTTTGGGTACACGCACAAGAACGCTCGATTCCGAGTTGCCGCCTATTATCAGAAGGGCGCGGTAGCGATAAACTTCCGATTGATTCCTTATAAGCTTCGCAGTTTTGAGGACATCGGGCTGCCCGATCATCTTAAGCAGCTGCTCTGGCGACCGAGAGGTTTGGTACTGATCACCGGTCCGACAGGATCGGGCAAGACTACCACGCTAGCGACGATGACGGACTACATCAACACCAACCGCGATACGCACATCATCACCATCGAGGACCCAATCGAGTATTACCACGAGCCAAAGGCATCGGTTGTGAGCCAGCGCGAGGTGGGGACCGACGTGCCGACGTTCGACGAAGGCGTGGTGCGGGCGTTGCGAATGGACCCGGACGTGATATTGGTGGGCGAGATGCGCGACCTGAAGACGATCGAAGCCGCCATCCGCGCCGCAGAGACCGGACACTTGGTTTTCTCGACCGTCCACACCACGGGAGCGGCGCGAACGGTCGAACGCATTGTAGACGTTTTCCCTACGGAACAACAAGAGCAGATTCGCGTTCAGCTGAGCACGAACCTGGTCGCCATCATCTCGCAGCTTCTGCTGCCTCGGATCGACCGGCCGGGTCGAGTATCGGCTTATGAGATTATGATCAGCAACCCTGCTATCGGCCATATGATTCGAGACCGCAAGATTCACTCGATCGTCTCGGCCATTCAGACCGGTCAGCAGCTGGGCATGATGACTCTCGACCACCACCTCCAGTTTCTCTATCAGCACAAGATCATCTCGCGCGAGGAGATGTACCGCGTGGCGCAGGAACCGGAGGAGCTGGCCAACAAGTTGGGCGAGCCGATCGGCGATCTGAATCAGATTAAGGGCGTAAGCCTGGGCGTTTAAGGTTTGTCCGGCTCCAACAGTACGGCTTGATAGATCGGCACATCGCGCGATCTGACCTCGTATTGCTTGAGCGCTGTGTAGTTGGCGCCGCGCCATGCGATGGTTTGGCCTTCTTCGATGACCGGCGATGCTTTGAAGAAGAGCGCGAACAGCGGCCGAACGAGCAGATCCTGCTCTGGGAAGCTATAGAACATCCGGATTAGATCGGCCGGAGCGGGCTGGAACAGTCCCATGTGCTCGTTCGACTGATACTCGAACGCCTCGCCGTATCGAGCCAGCCAACGATCGAGCCATCGGACGGGCGTCATGATTGGTCGTCCTCGAGCACGAACACTCGCTCGTTCGATCTTGCTGTGAGCTTTTGTGCGGCGCGAAGGTAGGGGCGCAGCCTGCGCCAGCCTTGCGATTTGAGGCCGAACGGGTCGTTAAAATTCAGATCGCGACCGCCTAGGGGCTGAGTTCGCAGCCAGCCCAATTGGAAGGGCACGATGGCGCCTTCCTCGTAAAGCAGGCTGGCCAAAAATTCGCCGGAGACGATCTCCAAGGCGGCTAGATCGAGCGTCGCCACAAGGCCGGGCGTCGAATCGTTCAGGACGACCGGATCGATCGCGTACTCGATAACGGGCACCGTTTCGTCGATCAGCGCGTCGATTTCCGAATCGTAGGCCGTGCCGGATACTCTGGCCTTTCGCTTCACATCGTTTCTGGTTACCGTAATCAAGAGCGGATCTCCCGCGAGTTTCTCTTGGCGGCCGGCTTGACTTCCAACTTTGCAGTGAGCGTGGCCAGAGCAGCCTCCACTCCGTACAGAGCGCGCTTGAGTTCGAGCGTCGAATCTTCTGCGCGCTCCAAGGCTGCCTGCAGAAAGTCGATAAACCGTTCTGTGATCTCCTCTTGTCTTTCTTGCGCTTCTCGCGCATATCGGTCGATCCTGAGCGCTGCTTGGCGCGCCGCAACGAGCGACCATCCGACCAACAGGCTCGTGATGCCTGCGACTTCCGTCCAATCCATGCTTTTCTCCTTTTGATCGAGGGTTGGCCGCTCGAAATCGAGCGGCCGTTGTTTTAGTTGATGCCGGCGTAGGCGGTCTGCCACAGTCCGTATCCGCAACCGTAGCGGGATCGGGCGCCGAAGAGGTAGCGATCTCGCATGAAGGCGCTGTCGCTGTTGGCCGCGTCCAGGGCTAAGAACTCGATCGGCACGTCGCGCCGTTCTTGAACGATGATCGCGCGCATCTCTCGGCTGGTATCCAGTAGAAACCAGTAGTTCTGCGCCGATCCGATCAGGTAGGGCGCGACGATCAGGCGG
Proteins encoded:
- a CDS encoding cellulase family glycosylhydrolase — translated: MSKLPRWRGFNLDNRFHQDYANRPFRREDFDQIAEWGFDFVRFPMDYRIWTDKGDWTRLLEPELKKIDEAIDWAARNKLHAQLNFHRAPGYTVNVPPEAKSLWRDEDAVNVCCLHWAAFAKRYKGRPNLSFNPLNEPANVGAEPHKKAMTRIVEAIRKEDDKRLIICDGRDYGAVPAEELLSLNVAHSTRGYQPFQLTHYLAEWVAVAKNFPKPERFEPRQADEIWDRYYRPWIEFEKKGVGVMVGEFGCYNKTPHAVVLSWMEEMLKRWKTAGWGWALWNYRGTFGILDSNRSDVQYRDYKGQKLDQAMLNLLRQH
- the erpA gene encoding iron-sulfur cluster insertion protein ErpA encodes the protein MPITLTDKAAQEVKNLLAENDKQGAALRVWVAGGGCSGLQYGMAIDEQDAEENDLIFESHGVKIFIDPGSLQYMDGSSVDYLEEQFGGGFKIENPNATGSCGCGSSFQTEEGQSGCGSCGCNG
- a CDS encoding SBBP repeat-containing protein, with translation MISGSYAQRNQDFTYCWDHKLTQHPNGKFDKGKDVATYLPHNAVYVVGQTKGGDYHRGFVVRLEACGQGTRVKWIKYIESSTGNASANAVAVDGAGFVYVAGFVHVSGEGHNVFLAKYEPEDGDIWLDEQACGSAAVPFFITYDRDDQDDEAVDLAVTHDGHAFLAATTKGGEFASTDVTVMRAKKCPIIVDDPTPHVEG
- a CDS encoding glycine--tRNA ligase subunit beta; the encoded protein is MTEQGRDDLLIELGCEEIPAGFMAGALEQFQELIVQTLLELRLSCERVDTYGTPRRLIAIGNQVATNQAPTTKETRGPAKSACFDPQGQPTQAFLGFCRGQGIQPDQAEFRTLGDAEYAFAVKQDAGLPAIEALAKALPDKILSMTFPKTLRWGEGNIRFARPIRWIVALFGTQIVDFEIAGARSGRLSRGHRFAHPEEFEAAAPRDFLAQLKTKGVIADPKQREETIQRASKEAAERINGNLLLDDDLLEENVYLTENPQPILCEFDREFLALPRACLVSAMRKHEKFIPIEDRQGRLMPNFVSVTNGGDPDTVKKGNEWVMMARFNDAKFFFEEDRKRNLRDFLPDLERILYQQKLGTIADKVRRMEKIAQQFAQLPQGIAALCKADLATQMVMEFPDLQGAIGREYALLDGIDPAIAQAIEEHYRPRYSLDVLPDSALGATLAVADKIDALVGYVGLGFMPKGSTDPYGLKRAANGCVELLAAHPDFPVLSQLSRWAYEAYQEQGVELKPFEQLYTDLQSLFIARLDAFLQEIGIRYDIARAVLNGDEAPVNDYIQRAEALQSFGGPDFEARVQTATRPANILSAALKKGIAIDADLTKVDDSLFEHPTERALHESLQSMPKTEDPEELWEALRKLEEPINALFDAVMVMDEDARKRDNRLTLLACADRLYRRLADFTQIVLEGE
- a CDS encoding HDOD domain-containing protein, with translation MAASNALKMDDILSKLQDLPSLPHVVLKVYQLADDPQTNAAQLSLIIGKDHGFAARLLRMANSPYYGMSRRIGSIDQAVMVLGCRTVKSLSLLAGTFPFLSKTLPGYTVEPSALWRHSLATAIIAQGLCSKVGANPDETFAAALLHDMGKLVIAAYAPKAGEEACKKAIKEGVSFHQAEKTLWGFTHAELGEAVCKMWALPDTIQDAVGMHHEPSAPPSPIVAIVHVSDWLATKCGFPLNEQEPIDEEPIERCMAVLGLTNANLAEALESASARIAESDDLFFEDEAA
- a CDS encoding lamin tail domain-containing protein, whose amino-acid sequence is MKRFAFASLAGALLVGTCFAQGRIVINEFQYDDSGTDDKEFVELYNAGDQPVDISGWVLAAGDLATLTDNNADYTIPGGTTLQPGQYYVLGSAVVPNVNQIVGVNNLWENDNEWLALKDTAGNIIDALAYETNKGSNFPAGHFEGLGLWGNFTSIDGDAAGTDLTFQSLSRWEDGYDTNNNGRDFALKIWTPGSNNNPTAAPSLPRSYDFDDNFMGAMVPDFTGSFRNPRYIDPTAMDDFVLYNPNIIPASPQGGNAMCMWDWAGGGNAAATDFHFTGALGAEMWVYLDTALHAGTDLESWAVGILGTTETFFNLPFVNPASACAITGLAWVWRKSATENSLRLVDAKNGGNSGDTGTVWNVLGTIDLTSMASGWYRLRIEAQGSVVRGIFGGTYGSKTDGTSFCGVVDDVSNRRGQFYLGFREAVGSNLATNPPRIDRLTLYAPAAGTGDVNGDGCIDDTDLAIVLTAFGSNDCTADVNSDGIVDDTDLAIVLGTFGDGC
- the acpS gene encoding holo-ACP synthase gives rise to the protein MLLGLGIDIVEVDRIARLVQRKPEFPERILTPSEFEFYVRSLRHDAFLAGRWAAKEAAIKAWGAPLSFQEISILPDGNGRPCLAFSGRAEGAAGQISISHDARTAVAVCILTARQD
- the purN gene encoding phosphoribosylglycinamide formyltransferase translates to MIRIAVLVSGKARGSTLGALMDACRQREIDGEIALVIGTKPETPALSRSNRSLVIEPGENEEEYGAALLQALAKARIDLVCLAGYLRKLPSAVVAAYQGRIMNSHPSLLPAFGGRGMYGDRVHRAVVESGVKVSGCTVHFVDEEYDAGPIILQLPVLTDPSESAEQWAQRLLPFEHDAYIASVRLFAEKKLRLEGRRVLLDDRPGLEASTT
- a CDS encoding PilT/PilU family type 4a pilus ATPase, with protein sequence MRTYASADELLQICYERDASDIHIVSHEPPTLRLYGRLVRLEEEFGELSPQDTERLFREVAPTKAIHELERVRTADFGYTHKNARFRVAAYYQKGAVAINFRLIPYKLRSFEDIGLPDHLKQLLWRPRGLVLITGPTGSGKTTTLATMTDYINTNRDTHIITIEDPIEYYHEPKASVVSQREVGTDVPTFDEGVVRALRMDPDVILVGEMRDLKTIEAAIRAAETGHLVFSTVHTTGAARTVERIVDVFPTEQQEQIRVQLSTNLVAIISQLLLPRIDRPGRVSAYEIMISNPAIGHMIRDRKIHSIVSAIQTGQQLGMMTLDHHLQFLYQHKIISREEMYRVAQEPEELANKLGEPIGDLNQIKGVSLGV